A part of Perca fluviatilis chromosome 15, GENO_Pfluv_1.0, whole genome shotgun sequence genomic DNA contains:
- the LOC120574497 gene encoding zinc-binding protein A33, which produces MSLPEEDLTCPICCDIFTDPVLLSCSHSFCRSCLKRYWETGLRECPVCRKRASKASPATNLALRNVCEALLTTRRSSVLVEEKMNCNLHGEKLKLFCLVDKQPICVVCQSSKLHKSHNCSPIEEAVLDCKDELVLSLKNLQDKADSLKRIHMTSPDMIEYIKSQSLKTQRLIKRQFEQLHQALYQDELARIAAVKKEEEDKIAEMKDKIKELSAEVLLLTETISVIQEQLKEDDMVLLKNFKATQDREKNIALDSDNMSGLLIDVTKHLCNLKYKVLEKILDHIDYTPVTLDPNTAHPCLILSDDLTSLHYSKTHRSCPDNPERFHISAEVVGMDALGTGSHHWVVETGSNQDWLLGVASLSVPRNSEISARPENGFWTLCFRNGEFRAMTSPPTPLTVTRLPKQVKVKLDYNKGTMSFFDPADDTLIYVFTHTFTETLLPYFYTQSSHPLRIMPEKVLVTMLRHG; this is translated from the exons ATGTCACTCCCAGAGGAGGATCTCACATGCCCAATATGCTGTGACATCTTTACGGACCCTGTTTTGCTGTCatgtagccacagcttctgCAGGAGCTGTCTGAAGCGCTATTGGGAAACAGGGTTACGTGAGTGTCCAGTATGCAGAAAAAGAGCCTCCAAGGCTAGTCCTGCCACCAATTTGGCTCTGAGAAATGTCTGTGAAGCTCTTTTGACGACTAGGAGGAGTTCAGTGCTGGTGGAAGAGAAGATGAACTGTAATCTGCACGGGGAGAAGTTAAAACTCTTCTGTCTGGTTGACAAACAGCCCATCTGTGTGGTGTGCCAGTCTTCCAAACTGCACAAGAGTCACAACTGCTCACCTATAGAAGAGGCAGTACTAGACTGCAAG GATGAACTTGTTTTATCCCTCAAGAATTTGCAAGATAAAGCTGACAGCCTCAAAAGAATTCACATGACCTCTCCAGACATGATTGAGTACATCAAG AGTCAGTCACTAAAAACGCAAAGATTGATCAAGAGACAGTTCGAGCAGCTACATCAAGCCCTCTACCAAGATGAGCTGGCCAGAATAGCGGCtgtgaaaaaagaagaagaagacaagaTTGCAGAAATGAAGGATAAGATTAAAGAGCTTTCAGCAGAAGTGTTGTTGCTCACAGAGACAATCTCAGTCATACAAGAGCAGCTGAAAGAAGATGATATGGTCTTGTTGAAG AATTTCAAAGCCACTCAGGACAG agaaaaaaacataGCGCTTGATTCAGACAACATGTCCGGGTTATTGATTGATGTGACCAAGCATCTCTGCAACCTCAAGTATAAAGTCTTGGAGAAAATACTGGACCATATTGACTATA CTCCTGTGACTTTGGACCCAAACACAGCACACCCCTGTCTCATCCTGTCTGACGACCTCACTTCCCTCCACTACTCAAAGACGCACAGAAGTTGCCCTGACAACCCAGAGCGCTTCCACATCAGCGCTGAAGTGGTAGGCATGGACGCACTGGGCACAGGAAGCCACCACTGGGTCGTGGAAACAGGAAGTAATCAGGACTGGCTCCTCGGCGTGGCCTCTTTGTCTGTACCTAGGAACTCTGAGATCTCCGCTCGGCCTGAGAACGGCTTCTGGACTTTATGTTTCAGGAACGGAGAGTTCAGGGCAATGACTTCACCACCCACCCCACTGACAGTTACAAGATTGCCCAAACAAGTCAAAGTAAAACTGGATTACAACAAAGGGACGATGTCTTTCTTTGACCCTGCTGATGACACACTCATTTATGTATTCACACACACGTTCACAGAAACTTTACTTCCATATTTTTATACACAGAGCAGTCATCCATTGAGAATAATGCCAGAGAAAGTACTTGTGACAATGCTGCGTCACGGATGA
- the LOC120574430 gene encoding G-protein coupled receptor 183-like — MERNVSSPLNLTSLPTQLPLNNTADINATAKPFSVFDNCDHQVEGILFDLTLQCINVVVGIPANILVIAILIHNRKEPTTSDIFLGSLAFMDAYFSAMTPLIFLNLYYWQSKQMWSAFKFSYGVKDTSGPLFLSCVCLDRFVAVLFPVMFGEFKHIKYRLSLSVLVFCLTFAYSAAKVVGGIHDFEKVFTSEILAAFTWMVLSNVCILWTLKKSRGAGKDEMHPMKKKAFKTVLSILCIIVFNYLPPVALFPFENHYSPDVFRCYVQPVGFGFLNISSTIQPLVYLYRLEKVPFLSDTCFKRCCTCVSAENNKPPPANTHVEPHGCSV, encoded by the coding sequence ATGGAGAGAAATGTATCTTCACCACTGAACTTGACCTCTCTCCCAACTCAACTCCCTCTAAACAACACCGCTGACATCAACGCCACAGCAAAACCCTTCAGTGTGTTTGACAACTGCGATCATCAGGTAGAAGGCATTCTCTTTGACCTGACCCTGCAGTGCATCAACGTAGTCGTGGGAATCCCGGCCAACATACTTGTCATTGCCATCCTCATTCACAATCGCAAAGAACCCACCACCTCTGACATATTCTTGGGCTCCCTGGCCTTCATGGATGCCTACTTTAGTGCCATGACCCCTTTAATCTTCCTTAACTTGTACTACTGGCAGAGCAAACAGATGTGGTCCGCCTTCAAGTTTTCCTACGGTGTGAAAGACACGAGCGGGCCattgtttctctcctgtgtctgCCTAGATCGCTTTGTGGCTGTGCTCTTTCCAGTTATGTTTGGGGAGTTTAAACACATTAAGTACAGGTTAAGCCTCTCAGTGCTGGTATTCTGCCTCACATTTGCCTACTCTGCAGCCAAGGTTGTGGGAGGCATCCACGACTTCGAGAAGGTGTTCACCAGTGAGATCTTGGCAGCATTTACATGGATGGTCTTGAGTAATGTGTGCATCCTGTGGACCCTGAAGAAGTCCCGCGGTGCAGGGAAAGATGAGATGCACCCCATGAAGAAGAAGGCCTTCAAGACGGTGCTGTCTATCCTTTGTATCATTGTGTTCAACTACCTGCCACCTGTGGCCCTGTTTCCTTTCGAAAACCACTACTCCCCTGATGTGTTTCGCTGCTACGTGCAGCCTGTGGGCTTCGGTTTCCTCAACATCAGCAGCACCATCCAGCCACTGGTCTATCTATACCGTCTGGAGAAGGTGCCTTTCCTCTCAGACACCTGCTTTAAGAGGTGCTGCACCTGTGTCTCTGCAGAGAACAACAAACCCCCACCTGCTAATACACATGTTGAGCCTCATGGATGCTCAGTTTAA